Within Mongoliitalea daihaiensis, the genomic segment ATATCCAATATCGCGTAGCTGATATCTAAGAATATCTACCAATATCAGTTAATAAGAACCCCAAAACTACACTTCAAAATAATCCTGTAAAAAGCCATGATCTTCCAAGACCAAATAACCCAAGGCATCCCCTCTACCCTACCCTCTAAAAAAGATCCCAACCCTGATTTTTCACATGCGCCCAAGCGTAAGGATATCTTGAGTGTGGAGGAAAAAAAGTTGGCGGTGAGGAATGCCCTGAGATATTTTCCGAAGGCTTGGCATGCGGAATTGGCAAAGGAGTTTTTTGAAGAGTTACAGGAATATGGAAGGATCTACATGTACCGGTTTATACCGGACTATGAGATGTATGCGAGGCCGATTTCGGAATATCCTGCCAAAAGCCAGCAGGCAGCTGCCATTATGCTCATGATCCAAAACAACCTGGACCCAGCTGTGGCCCAACATCCACAAGAACTGATTACCTACGGAGGAAACGGGGCCGTATTCCAAAACTGGGCCCAGTACCTGCTCACCATGCAATACTTGTCAGAGATGACAGACGAGCAAACCCTCCACATGTACTCCGGTCATCCCATGGGCCTTTTCCCTTCATCCAAGGATGCGCCAAGGGTTGTGGTGACTAACGGCATGATGATCCCGAACTATTCCAAGCCGGATGATTGGGAGAAATACAATGCCCTCGGCGTCACCCAGTATGGACAGATGACCGCCGGTTCGTATATGTACATTGGCCCCCAAGGGATTGTGCACGGCACGACCATAACGGTGATGAATGCTTTTAGAAAAAAACTAGGCGCAGCCATCAACCCTAAAGGAAAGGTTTTCCTGACCGCAGGTTTGGGAGGCATGTCAGGCGCCCAACCCAAAGCAGGAACTATTGCAGGCTGTATCACCGTTTGTGCAGAAGTTAACCCCAAAGCCGCTCTTAAAAGGCATGAGCAAGGCTGGGTAGATGAATTGATTGATGATTTGGATGGATTGGTTGCAAGAGTAAGAAAGGCCCAAGTAAACAAAGAAGTGGTATCCATTGCCTATCTGGGCAATATAGTGGATGTATGGGAGAAGTTTGACGAGGAAAATATCACCGTAGAACTCGGTTCGGATCAGACCTCCCTTCACAATCCATGGGCGGGTGGATATTATCCTGTGGGTTTGAGTTTCGAGAAGTCCAATGAACTGATGGCCTCCAACCCTGAATTATTCAAAATCAAAGTTCAGAAATCCCTACGTCGACACGCTGCAGCAGTCAACAAACATGTGGCCAAAGGAACTTACTTTTTCGACTACGGCAATGCGTTTCTATTAGAAGCATCCCGTGCCGGGGCTGAGGTAATGGCCGAAAATGGTATTGATTTCCGCTATCCTTCCTATGTGCAGGATATTTTGGGACCCATGTGTTTTGATTATGGTTTTGGACCATTCCGTTGGGTATGTACTTCTGGCAAAGCGGAAGACCTAGAGAAAACCGATCAGATAGCACTGCAAGTCATGAGGGAGATTAAAGCTTCAGCCCCTATCGAAATCCAACAACAGATGCAGGACAATATTCAATGGATAGAAGAAGCTGGTAAAAATAAGCTGGTAGTAGGTTCACAGGCACGTATCCTCTACGCCGATGCAGAAGGTCGGATCAAAATCGCAAAAGCCTTCAACAAAGCCGTAAAGTCAGGAGAACTCTCTGCTCCCATTGTTTTGGGAAGAGATCATCATGATGTCAGTGGCACAGACTCCCCTTTCCGAGAAA encodes:
- a CDS encoding urocanate hydratase, producing the protein MIFQDQITQGIPSTLPSKKDPNPDFSHAPKRKDILSVEEKKLAVRNALRYFPKAWHAELAKEFFEELQEYGRIYMYRFIPDYEMYARPISEYPAKSQQAAAIMLMIQNNLDPAVAQHPQELITYGGNGAVFQNWAQYLLTMQYLSEMTDEQTLHMYSGHPMGLFPSSKDAPRVVVTNGMMIPNYSKPDDWEKYNALGVTQYGQMTAGSYMYIGPQGIVHGTTITVMNAFRKKLGAAINPKGKVFLTAGLGGMSGAQPKAGTIAGCITVCAEVNPKAALKRHEQGWVDELIDDLDGLVARVRKAQVNKEVVSIAYLGNIVDVWEKFDEENITVELGSDQTSLHNPWAGGYYPVGLSFEKSNELMASNPELFKIKVQKSLRRHAAAVNKHVAKGTYFFDYGNAFLLEASRAGAEVMAENGIDFRYPSYVQDILGPMCFDYGFGPFRWVCTSGKAEDLEKTDQIALQVMREIKASAPIEIQQQMQDNIQWIEEAGKNKLVVGSQARILYADAEGRIKIAKAFNKAVKSGELSAPIVLGRDHHDVSGTDSPFRETSNIYDGSKFTADMAIHNVIGDSFRGATWVSIHNGGGVGWGEVMNGGFGMLLDGSKEAGRRLQSMLFYDVNNGISRRAWARNEEALFAIKREMERTPGLKVTLPEMVDEDLLEY